The following coding sequences lie in one Paroedura picta isolate Pp20150507F chromosome 10, Ppicta_v3.0, whole genome shotgun sequence genomic window:
- the LOC143819281 gene encoding leucine-rich repeat-containing protein 37A-like, translating to MIYTNFFLVILLVPLRRLDGAQGPCPSFCRCTLEILNCSRITSPPGFHQVPLPSLAARPHPFTYLDFTGNVISSIGKEAWKAYPWAEYLVFKDNSLTSLQNTSLEGLLSLTYLDLSCNKIHIIEKNAFEAVPFLQIVYLSSNVIEQIAYGTFRAWHGMQFLLKVDLSHNPLEAIQDSYFYSLPSLKVLDLGATEVTPRILENLLQTSLRLRILILPKKMSCCLCRIKEDIEVLCDTVKLECTESCDINVTLCENEEPLNGMEEAVMKALEIRKVNGSSLLTVLPEKSVHTNAMPGKPEHNNDTLVLAQNYSSLATNFNMLNSVKQLMQMKADEPLDVNWADKAELEKLYLLATLLQAALKEAIMKLEKDNLKAVVQNELSAQVAKESTEVATGASTDASLRKERQVRKVISKNQLGINQRQKNTLFRLSRDGHQVAMSSRQSAVKPRSHQAALQSSWKRSILDSTTDVLQPISSTEAEKNDNDLTSLSSDGKTIAVLENGNKVQILTKEELLDKLLDKNEPSAEDDKSKISAIDSEPSLNEVLPDITLSRGTYWEHQKTSVSPLPNLVPQDNYLLQGDLFEAELDKQLTSLIPNVPVRKLISHVIRVLKMDCTAPTLQMACVKLISRTGLLMKLFSENINETSPLWKSYFWPSKNLANMTTASSKTLEKPSGRIANAGIPAYGYGNKLLLAISATAIIMIIIAIICLIEICSQRSASGDRTFLGKRKKSVPDQEHSRAPSLSTDKPLWLKDMYQSQDEIQKKNIADQLHDEESSEEGDIVSWGNARPSLPEPPSKKVSSKTLSVATQEKPPAPADEPLPPPPSTPPPPPPPPPPPAEAAPPPPAEAAPAPPPAPPPAPPSTPSQKSSVKKSSEGNEEEDSAEKTATEATSEAPESGEGDEEEDEDEDEDEDEDEDEDDD from the coding sequence ATGATTTATACCAACTTCTTCCTTGTGATTCTACTGGTGCCCCTTAGGAGACTGGATGGAGCTCAAGGGCCTTGCCCATCCTTCTGCCGCTGCACACTGGAAATCCTCAACTGCAGCAGGATCACCAGCCCCCCTGGATTCCACCAAGTGCCCCTTCCCAGTTTGGCTGCTCGTCCTCATCCTTTTACATACTTGGATTTTACTGGAAACGTGATTTCCTCTATCGGAAAAGAAGCGTGGAAGGCCTATCCTTGGGCCGAATACTTGGTTTTCAAAGACAACAGCCTGACAAGTCTTCAAAATACTTCTCTGGAAGGCTTGCTCTCCCTTACTTATCTGGACTTATCCTGCAATAAAATTCATATTATTGAGAAGAATGCATTTGAGGCGGTCCCCTTCCTGCAGATTGTATACCTCAGCAGTAATGTCATTGAACAGATCGCTTATGGAACATTCCGGGCCTGGCATGGCATGCAATTTTTGCTCAAGGTAGATCTCAGCCATAATCCCCTGGAAGCTATTCAGGATTCCTATTTTTACAGCCTGCCTTCACTGAAGGTCCTAGACCTTGGTGCTACTGAAGTGACACCAAGGATATTGGAGAACCTGCTGCAGACCTCCTTGCGGTTGAGAATACTCATCTTGCCCAAGAAGATGTCCTGCTGTCTTTGCCGCATTAAAGAAGACATTGAAGTTTTATGTGACACTGTCAAGTTGGAGTGCACAGAGTCGTGTGATATAAATGTAACTCTGTGCGAAAACGAAGAGCCTTTGAACGGGATGGAAGAAGCAGTCATGAAAGCACTAGAAATCAGGAAAGTGAATGGCAGCAGCCTGCTTACCGTCTTGCCGGAGAAATCTGTACACACCAATGCCATGCCAGGGAAACCTGAACACAACAATGACACACTAGTGTTGGCCCAAAACTACTCCAGCTTAGCCACCAATTTTAACATGTTAAATTCAGTCAAGCAATTAATGCAGATGAAGGCAGACGAGCCTTTGGATGTGAACTGGGCTGACAAAGCTGAGCTGGAAAAGCTTTACCTTCTGGCCACTCTGCTGCAGGCAGCCCTCAAAGAAGCCATTATGAAACTTGAGAAGGACAATCTGAAGGCTGTTGTCCAAAATGAGTTGTCTGCCCAGGTTGCAAAGGAATCCACTGAAGTGGCCACAGGAGCATCTACAGATGCTTCTCTCAGGAAGGAAAGGCAGGTGAGGAAAGTAATAAGCAAAAACCAATTAGGAATCAACCAAAGACAGAAAAACACACTGTTCAGGCTTAGCAGGGATGGACACCAGGTTGCAATGAGCAGCAGGCAGTCTGCAGTAAAGCCTAGGTCTCACCAAGCAGCCCTTCAGTCCTCTTGGAAACGTTCCATTTTAGACTCTACAACTGACGTTCTCCAGCCAATAAGTTCCACCGAAGCAGAAAAGAATGACAACGATTTGACTAGCCTCTCTAGTGATGGTAAGACCATTGCAGTATTGGAGAATGGAAATAAAGTACAGATCTTGACCAAAGAGGAGCTTCTGGACAAACTGCTAGATAAGAATGAGCCCTCTGCAGAAGATGACAAATCTAAAATCTCAGCCATTGACTCAGAGCCCTCCTTAAATGAGGTCTTGCCTGATATTACATTGTCCCGTGGGACATACTGGGAACATCAGAAGACCTCTGTTTCTCCCCTGCCGAACTTGGTGCCTCAGGATAACTACTTGCTTCAAGGCGACCTCTTTGAAGCTGAACTGGACAAGCAGTTGACTTCCCTTATCCCAAATGTACCAGTGAGGAAACTTATCTCTCATGTGATCCGTGTCCTGAAAATGGATTGTACAGCACCCACACTCCAGATGGCTTGCGTGAAACTCATCTCCAGAACAGGACTCCTCATGAAGCTTTTTAGTGAAAACATCAACGAGACCTCCCCCTTATGGAAGTCATATTTCTGGCCGTCTAAGAATTTAGCCAATATGACCACAGCAAGCTCAAAGACATtggagaagccttcaggcaggATAGCAAATGCAGGGATCCCGGCGTATGGGTATGgaaacaagctgctcttggcAATTTCGGCAACTGCCATCATCATGATTATCATTGCCATTATCTGCCTGATTGAGATTTGTTCTCAGCGTTCTGCATCTGGAGATAGGACCTTCCTTGGTAAAAGGAAGAAAAGTGTACCCGATCAAGAGCATTCCAGAGCACCCTCTCTGTCGACGGATAAGCCCCTTTGGCTCAAAGACATGTATCAGAGTCAGGATGAAATTCAGAAGAAGAACATAGCAGACCAGTTGCATGATGAAGAGTCTTCAGAGGAGGGAGATATCGTCAGCTGGGGCAATGCAAGGCCATCCTTACCTGAACCCCCTTCAAAGAAAGTCAGTTCAAAAACATTATCTGTAGCAACTCAGGAAAAGCCACCTGCCCCTGCTGATGAACcgttgcctcctcctccttctacaccaccacctcctcctcctccaccaccaccaccagcagaagcagcaccaccaccaccagcagaagcagcaccagcaccaccaccagcaccaccaccagcaccaccatccACTCCTTCGCAAAAGTCCAGTGTGAAAAAGAGTTCAGaaggaaatgaagaagaggaCTCTGCCGAGAAAACAGCCACAGAGGCGACAAGTGAGGCACCAGAAagcggggagggggatgaggaggaagacgaagacgaagatgaagacgaagacgaagatgaAGACGAAGATGATGACTGA